The window CGTGCATGGCGGCCTGTTCCATCTTGGCGGCAACATGCTTTATCTCTGGATCTTCGGCGATAACGTGGAAGACAGGCTTGGGCGACTCAAGTACCTGATCTTTTATCTGCTCTCCGGACTGGCGGCGGCGGCGGCCCAGATTTGGGCTAATCCCGACTCAAAGATCCCGATGATCGGAGCCAGCGGGGCGATCTCCGGCGTGCTGGGAGCCTATCTCTTCCTTTTCCCGAATGCCCGTGTCCTCACTCTTATTCCGCTCGGTTTTTTCTATCGGGTTGCAGAGATCCCGGCGTTAGTCGTTCTGGGGTTCTGGATCATCGTTCAGATTCTCAACGGTGCCATGACGCTGGGCGCTCAGGTGGGGGGCGTTGCATGGCTCGCCCACATCGGGGGGTTCGTGGCAGGTCTCGTGATGGTGGTACTGTTGACCGGAGGCCGCAGACAGCTTCACTGGGGGGATCGGCTATTATAAGCGACACCACGTGACGAATGACTCTGAGCCGTCAGGAATTCCAGCAACTGGTCTCTCGGGCGATCGCGTCTCTTCCGCGGCGAGTGGTGAAACGGCTCAACAACGTCGAGGTCGTGGTCAAGGATCGACCCACGCACGAGGAGTTGGCGATGGCCGGAACCGATCCAGCGCAGACCCTCTTTGGCCTGTATACCGGTATCCCGCTCACAGAGCGGAGCACCTCGTACGGAATGGTCCTGCCGGATAAGATTACGCTGTATCAGCGATCGATTGAAGAGGGCTGCCG of the Candidatus Methylomirabilis sp. genome contains:
- a CDS encoding rhomboid family intramembrane serine protease; translation: MIPLRDNIPSDRTPVVTVGLIAANILVYLNQLTLPPRAAVQFVHLYGLIPLEISSGDLLVPHPVPLYATVFTSMFVHGGLFHLGGNMLYLWIFGDNVEDRLGRLKYLIFYLLSGLAAAAAQIWANPDSKIPMIGASGAISGVLGAYLFLFPNARVLTLIPLGFFYRVAEIPALVVLGFWIIVQILNGAMTLGAQVGGVAWLAHIGGFVAGLVMVVLLTGGRRQLHWGDRLL
- a CDS encoding metallopeptidase family protein, with translation MTLSRQEFQQLVSRAIASLPRRVVKRLNNVEVVVKDRPTHEELAMAGTDPAQTLFGLYTGIPLTERSTSYGMVLPDKITLYQRSIEEGCRTKREIQEQIRTTLLHEIGHHFGLSEDDLEEAGYR